Proteins from a single region of Streptomyces spinoverrucosus:
- the rpmI gene encoding 50S ribosomal protein L35 translates to MPKNKSHSGASKRFKVTGSGKVLRERAGKRHLLEHKSSRLTRRLTGNAEMAPGDAKKIKKLLGK, encoded by the coding sequence ATGCCGAAGAACAAGTCGCACAGCGGTGCCAGCAAGCGCTTCAAGGTCACCGGCTCCGGCAAGGTGCTCCGTGAGCGCGCCGGCAAGCGCCACCTGCTCGAGCACAAGTCGTCCCGTCTGACGCGTCGCCTCACCGGCAACGCCGAGATGGCCCCGGGCGACGCCAAGAAGATCAAGAAGCTTCTCGGCAAGTGA
- the rplT gene encoding 50S ribosomal protein L20 encodes MARVKRAVNAHKKRRAILEQASGYRGQRSRLYRKAKEQVTHSLVYNYNDRKKRKGDFRQLWIQRINAAARANGITYNRFIQGLKAANIEVDRKILAELAVNDATAFAALVEAAQKALPADVNAPKAA; translated from the coding sequence GTGGCACGCGTCAAGCGGGCAGTCAACGCCCACAAGAAGCGCCGGGCGATCCTCGAGCAGGCCTCCGGCTACCGCGGTCAGCGTTCGCGCCTGTACCGCAAGGCCAAGGAGCAGGTCACCCACTCGCTGGTCTACAACTACAACGACCGCAAGAAGCGCAAGGGTGACTTCCGCCAGCTGTGGATCCAGCGCATCAACGCCGCTGCCCGCGCCAACGGCATCACGTACAACCGCTTCATCCAGGGTCTGAAGGCCGCGAACATCGAGGTCGACCGCAAGATCCTGGCCGAGCTCGCCGTGAACGACGCCACCGCGTTCGCCGCGCTCGTCGAGGCCGCGCAGAAGGCGCTGCCGGCGGACGTCAACGCGCCGAAGGCCGCGTGA
- a CDS encoding TrmH family RNA methyltransferase: MSPATPELISPRSPRVAAARRLAKRNFRGKERLFLAEGPQAVREAGAQRGTLVELFATVEAAERYADIIGEARDTGARLHLASEQVIADISTTVTPQGLVGVCRFLDTPFEEILAARPRLVAVLAHVRDPGNAGTVLRCADAAGAEAVVLTDASVDLYNPKAVRASVGSLFHLPVAVGVPVERAVAGLKEAGVRILAADGAGKQDLDDELDKGTMGGPTAWVFGNEAWGLPEETRALADAVVRVPIHGKAESLNLATAAAVCLYASARAQRAPGGCRSVTEG; encoded by the coding sequence ATGTCCCCCGCCACTCCCGAGCTGATCTCCCCCCGTTCCCCCCGGGTCGCCGCCGCGCGGCGGCTGGCCAAGCGGAACTTCCGGGGGAAGGAGCGGCTGTTTCTCGCGGAGGGGCCGCAGGCCGTGCGGGAGGCGGGGGCGCAGCGGGGGACGCTCGTGGAACTGTTCGCGACCGTCGAGGCGGCCGAGCGGTACGCCGACATCATCGGTGAGGCCCGGGACACCGGCGCCCGGCTGCATCTCGCCTCCGAGCAGGTCATCGCCGACATCTCCACGACCGTGACCCCGCAGGGGCTGGTCGGGGTCTGCCGGTTCCTGGACACGCCGTTCGAGGAGATCCTCGCCGCCCGGCCGCGGCTCGTCGCCGTGCTCGCGCACGTGCGGGACCCGGGGAACGCCGGGACCGTGCTGCGCTGCGCGGACGCCGCCGGTGCCGAGGCCGTCGTCCTGACCGACGCCTCCGTCGACCTGTACAACCCCAAGGCCGTCCGCGCCTCCGTCGGGTCGCTGTTCCATCTGCCGGTCGCCGTGGGGGTGCCCGTCGAGCGGGCCGTGGCGGGGCTGAAGGAGGCCGGGGTGCGGATCCTCGCCGCCGACGGGGCCGGGAAGCAGGACCTCGACGACGAGCTCGACAAGGGGACCATGGGCGGGCCGACCGCCTGGGTGTTCGGCAACGAGGCGTGGGGCCTGCCCGAGGAGACCCGCGCGCTCGCGGACGCCGTCGTCCGCGTCCCGATCCACGGAAAGGCCGAGAGCCTGAACCTCGCGACCGCCGCGGCCGTATGCCTCTATGCGTCGGCCCGTGCACAGCGCGCCCCCGGAGGCTGCCGCTCCGTCACCGAAGGCTAG
- a CDS encoding sensor histidine kinase — protein sequence MSVGTSSAPGGRDVTRPAASRYGDLAELGIDPDELPDGLVVADEHGHVICFNAAAERITAVAATDALGQRLDKALPLEDLEGRRWWQLTDPYGGLATRVRQPERNLLLPGGREVLVSARYVRTEPTGPVHRVVVSLRDTEARRRTERSHAELIATVAHELRSPLTSVKGFTATLLAKWERFTDDQKRLMLETVDADADRVTRLIAELLDISRIDSGRLEVRRQPVDIGAAVGRHIQAYVAAGLRADRFLLRVEQPLPALWADPDKIDQVLSNLIENAVRHGEGTVTIDVTPAASPREGEDTGTSVTVSDEGTGIPEESMNRVFTRFWRGSKRGGTGLGLYIVKGIVEAHGGTITVGRAPGGGAEFRFTLPVAAPAYLA from the coding sequence ATGAGCGTCGGCACGAGCAGCGCTCCGGGGGGACGGGACGTGACGCGCCCGGCCGCGTCCCGGTACGGCGATCTCGCCGAGCTCGGCATCGACCCCGACGAACTGCCCGACGGCCTCGTCGTCGCCGACGAGCACGGGCACGTGATCTGCTTCAACGCCGCAGCCGAACGCATCACCGCCGTCGCCGCCACCGACGCCCTCGGTCAGCGGCTCGACAAGGCGCTGCCGTTAGAGGACCTGGAGGGCAGGCGCTGGTGGCAGCTGACCGACCCCTACGGCGGCCTCGCCACCCGGGTACGGCAGCCCGAGCGGAACCTGCTGCTGCCGGGCGGGCGTGAGGTGCTCGTCTCGGCGCGCTACGTCCGTACCGAACCCACCGGCCCCGTCCACCGCGTCGTCGTCTCGCTGCGGGACACCGAGGCCCGCCGCCGCACCGAGCGCTCTCACGCCGAGCTGATCGCCACCGTCGCCCACGAGCTGCGCTCGCCGCTCACCTCCGTCAAGGGGTTCACGGCCACGCTGCTGGCCAAGTGGGAGCGGTTCACCGACGACCAGAAACGGCTGATGCTGGAGACCGTCGACGCCGACGCCGACCGGGTCACCCGGCTGATCGCCGAGCTGCTGGACATCTCGCGGATCGACTCGGGCCGGCTGGAGGTGCGCCGCCAGCCCGTCGACATCGGTGCCGCCGTCGGCCGGCACATCCAGGCGTACGTCGCCGCGGGCCTGCGCGCCGACCGGTTCCTGCTCCGCGTCGAGCAGCCGCTGCCCGCGCTGTGGGCCGACCCCGACAAGATCGACCAGGTGCTCAGCAACCTCATCGAAAATGCCGTGCGGCACGGCGAGGGAACCGTCACCATTGACGTCACGCCCGCCGCGTCCCCCCGTGAAGGAGAGGACACCGGCACGTCGGTCACCGTGAGCGACGAGGGCACCGGCATCCCGGAGGAGTCCATGAACCGCGTCTTCACCCGCTTCTGGCGGGGCAGCAAGCGCGGCGGCACGGGCCTCGGGCTGTACATCGTCAAGGGCATCGTCGAGGCCCACGGCGGCACCATCACGGTCGGCCGCGCCCCCGGCGGCGGCGCCGAGTTCCGATTTACGTTGCCCGTGGCGGCCCCGGCGTATCTCGCCTAG
- the pheS gene encoding phenylalanine--tRNA ligase subunit alpha yields the protein MSAPNKSYDPVEVEALKPEEIERMRDEALAAFAAADSLDALQEAKVAHTGGTSPLALANREIGALPPHAKADAGKRVGQARGAVNKALAARQAELEAERDQRVLVEEAVDVTLPYDRVPSGARHPLTTLSERIEDIFVAMGYEVAEGPQVEAEWFNFDALNIGPDHPARGEQDTFFVEGPDGSADSGVVLRTHTSPVQIRSLLDRELPVYVICPGRVYRTDELDATHTPVFHQVELLAVDEGLTMADLKGTLDHMVQSLFGEGMKTRLRPNFFPFTEPSAEMDMVCYVCRGESVGNPDRPCRTCSSEGWIELGGCGMVNPRVLTACGVDPEKYSGFAFGFGIERMLMFRHNVEDMRDMVEGDVRFTRPFGMEI from the coding sequence ATGTCGGCACCCAATAAGTCGTACGACCCTGTCGAGGTCGAGGCGTTGAAACCGGAAGAGATCGAGCGCATGCGGGACGAGGCGCTCGCCGCCTTCGCCGCCGCGGACTCCCTCGACGCGCTCCAGGAGGCCAAGGTCGCCCACACCGGCGGCACCTCCCCGCTGGCGCTGGCCAACCGCGAGATCGGCGCCCTGCCCCCGCACGCCAAGGCCGATGCCGGCAAGCGCGTCGGCCAGGCCCGTGGCGCCGTCAACAAGGCCCTCGCCGCCCGCCAGGCCGAACTGGAGGCCGAGCGCGACCAGCGGGTGCTGGTCGAGGAGGCCGTGGACGTCACGCTGCCCTACGACCGCGTACCGTCCGGCGCCCGCCACCCCCTCACCACGCTCTCCGAGCGCATCGAGGACATCTTCGTGGCCATGGGCTACGAGGTCGCCGAGGGCCCGCAGGTCGAGGCCGAGTGGTTCAACTTCGACGCCCTGAACATCGGCCCGGACCACCCGGCCCGCGGCGAGCAGGACACCTTCTTCGTCGAGGGCCCGGACGGCAGTGCCGACTCCGGTGTCGTGCTGCGCACCCACACCTCGCCCGTGCAGATCCGCTCCCTGCTCGACCGTGAGCTGCCGGTCTACGTGATCTGCCCCGGCCGCGTGTACCGCACCGACGAGCTGGACGCCACCCACACCCCGGTCTTCCACCAGGTCGAGCTGCTCGCGGTCGACGAGGGCCTGACCATGGCCGACCTCAAGGGCACCCTGGACCACATGGTCCAGTCGCTGTTCGGCGAGGGCATGAAGACCCGGCTCAGGCCGAACTTCTTCCCGTTCACCGAGCCGTCCGCCGAGATGGACATGGTGTGCTACGTCTGCCGCGGCGAGTCCGTCGGCAACCCCGACCGGCCCTGCCGCACCTGCTCCAGCGAGGGCTGGATCGAGCTCGGCGGCTGCGGCATGGTCAACCCGCGGGTGCTCACCGCCTGCGGTGTCGACCCGGAGAAGTACAGCGGTTTCGCCTTCGGGTTCGGCATCGAGCGGATGCTGATGTTCCGCCACAACGTCGAGGACATGCGAGACATGGTCGAGGGTGACGTCCGGTTCACCCGGCCGTTCGGGATGGAGATCTGA
- the pheT gene encoding phenylalanine--tRNA ligase subunit beta: MRVPLSWLREYVDLPETETGRDVQAKLISAGLEVETVEQLGDGLKGPLVVGQVLTIEELTEFKKPIRFCTVDVGTANGTGEPQELICGARNFAVGDKVVVVLPGAVLPGGFAISARKTYGKTSHGMICSSSELGMGDDGTHGIIVLPPETEVGKDAIELLELVDEVLDIAVTANRGDCLSIRGVAREAAIAYGLPLRDPALLDVPAPNAYGYPVKVSEPMGCDRFTARTVSGLRPEARSPIWLKRRLQKVGMRPISLAVDVTNYVMMELGQPLHAYDRQLVRGTIGVRRAEEGEKIVTLDGVERKLHAEDLVITDDRGPIGLAGVMGGADTEIADHEDVEGATTDVVIEAAHFDAVSIARTARRHKLSSEASRRFERGVDPQAAPAAAQRTVDLLVLLAGGTAEAGVTEVIAPSAPHTITVAADHPDQVAGVEYGRETVVRRLQQVGCDVYGQDELIVTVPSWRPDLLEQNDLAEEVIRLEGYENLPSTLPKPPSQRGLTHRQRLHRRVGRALAGAGYVEAPNYPFVSEQVFDQLGLDAADPARRVVRLVNPLNDEEPALRTSLLPGLLAALRRNDGRGSHDLALFETGLVFLPREERVGGAHLPVDRRPTDEEIAALNAALPEQPRHVAVVLAGAREQAGWWGKGRPGDWADAVEAARTVAREAGAELVVRKGQYGPWHPGRCAELVVAADDTERVVGHAGELHPRVLKALGLPARTCAMELNLDALEQVGDGTPQAPSISAFPVATQDVALVVDLPVPHAEVEAALREGAGELLESIRLFDVYENAEQLGEGRKSLAYALRFRAGDRTLTVDEASAARDAAVALAAERTGAVLRS, from the coding sequence ATGCGGGTCCCGCTTTCTTGGCTGCGGGAATACGTCGACCTGCCGGAGACGGAGACCGGTCGTGACGTGCAGGCCAAGCTCATTTCGGCCGGTCTGGAGGTCGAGACCGTCGAGCAGCTCGGCGACGGCCTCAAGGGCCCCCTGGTCGTCGGCCAGGTGCTCACCATCGAGGAGCTGACGGAGTTCAAGAAGCCGATCCGCTTCTGCACCGTCGACGTCGGCACCGCCAACGGCACCGGCGAGCCCCAGGAGCTCATCTGCGGCGCCCGCAACTTCGCCGTCGGCGACAAGGTCGTCGTGGTCCTCCCGGGCGCCGTGCTGCCCGGCGGCTTCGCGATCAGCGCCCGCAAGACCTACGGCAAGACGTCCCACGGCATGATCTGCTCCAGCAGTGAGCTGGGCATGGGCGACGACGGCACGCACGGCATCATCGTGCTGCCGCCCGAGACCGAGGTCGGCAAGGACGCGATCGAGCTGCTTGAGCTGGTCGACGAGGTGCTGGACATCGCCGTCACCGCCAACCGCGGCGACTGCCTGTCCATCCGCGGCGTCGCCCGCGAGGCCGCCATCGCCTACGGCCTGCCGCTGCGCGACCCGGCCCTGCTCGACGTACCCGCGCCGAACGCCTACGGCTACCCGGTGAAGGTCTCCGAGCCGATGGGCTGCGACCGCTTCACCGCCCGCACGGTCTCCGGTCTGCGCCCCGAGGCCCGCTCCCCGATCTGGCTGAAGCGCCGGCTGCAGAAGGTCGGCATGCGCCCGATCTCACTCGCCGTCGACGTCACCAACTACGTGATGATGGAGCTCGGCCAGCCGCTGCACGCCTACGACCGTCAGCTGGTCCGGGGCACCATCGGCGTCCGCCGGGCCGAGGAGGGCGAGAAGATCGTCACCCTCGACGGCGTCGAGCGGAAGCTGCACGCCGAGGACCTGGTCATCACCGACGACCGTGGCCCGATCGGCCTCGCGGGCGTCATGGGCGGCGCCGACACCGAGATCGCCGACCACGAGGACGTCGAAGGCGCGACCACCGACGTGGTGATCGAGGCGGCCCACTTCGACGCCGTCTCCATCGCGCGCACGGCCCGCCGCCACAAGCTGTCCTCCGAGGCGTCCCGGCGCTTCGAGCGCGGTGTCGACCCGCAGGCCGCGCCCGCCGCCGCCCAGCGCACGGTCGACCTGCTGGTGCTGCTCGCCGGCGGCACCGCCGAGGCCGGCGTCACCGAGGTCATCGCGCCGTCCGCGCCGCACACCATCACGGTCGCCGCCGACCACCCGGACCAGGTCGCCGGCGTCGAGTACGGCCGCGAGACCGTCGTACGCCGCCTCCAGCAGGTCGGCTGCGACGTGTACGGGCAGGACGAGCTCATCGTCACCGTGCCGTCCTGGCGTCCCGACCTGCTGGAGCAGAACGACCTGGCCGAAGAGGTCATCCGCCTGGAGGGCTACGAGAACCTGCCCTCCACGCTGCCCAAGCCCCCGTCCCAGCGCGGCCTCACCCACCGGCAGCGGCTGCACCGCCGGGTCGGGCGGGCGCTGGCCGGGGCCGGTTATGTCGAGGCGCCGAACTACCCGTTCGTCAGCGAGCAGGTCTTCGACCAGCTCGGCCTCGACGCCGCCGACCCCGCCCGCCGCGTGGTCAGGCTGGTCAACCCGCTCAACGACGAGGAGCCCGCGCTTCGTACGTCGCTGCTGCCGGGCCTGCTGGCTGCCCTGCGGCGCAATGACGGGCGGGGTTCGCACGATCTGGCCCTGTTCGAGACCGGGCTGGTGTTCCTGCCGCGTGAGGAGCGGGTCGGCGGCGCGCATCTGCCGGTCGACCGCCGTCCGACCGACGAGGAGATCGCCGCGCTCAACGCCGCGCTGCCCGAGCAGCCGCGCCATGTCGCCGTCGTCCTCGCGGGCGCCCGCGAGCAGGCCGGCTGGTGGGGCAAGGGCCGTCCGGGCGACTGGGCCGACGCCGTCGAGGCGGCGCGTACGGTCGCGCGCGAGGCGGGTGCCGAGCTCGTCGTGCGCAAGGGCCAGTACGGGCCGTGGCACCCGGGCCGCTGCGCCGAGCTCGTGGTCGCCGCCGACGACACCGAGCGGGTCGTGGGCCACGCCGGCGAGCTGCACCCGCGCGTCCTGAAGGCGCTGGGACTGCCCGCGCGCACCTGCGCGATGGAGCTGAACCTCGACGCCCTGGAGCAGGTCGGTGACGGCACCCCGCAGGCGCCGAGCATCTCGGCCTTCCCGGTGGCCACGCAGGACGTCGCGCTCGTCGTCGACCTGCCGGTCCCGCACGCCGAGGTCGAGGCCGCGCTGCGCGAGGGCGCCGGCGAACTGCTGGAGTCCATCCGGCTGTTCGACGTGTACGAGAACGCGGAGCAGCTCGGTGAGGGCCGGAAGTCGCTGGCGTACGCGCTGCGGTTCCGGGCGGGTGACCGCACGCTGACGGTTGATGAGGCGTCGGCTGCTCGGGATGCGGCGGTGGCGTTGGCGGCGGAGCGGACGGGGGCCGTGTTGCGCAGCTAG
- a CDS encoding transcriptional regulator produces MQPNTLLDAILDEAGISHAGLAAHVNQAGRARGLALRYEHTAVARWLKGQRPRGQVPDLICEVLAARLHRPVTLDDIGLGVPGRPATAHATSLSGFVERATALWRSDEQQRPHVLGAPAVTGTPAVMPVWEWENPPEDVDVSRGGRHRVTPADLDMLRAARAHYEQMYRKAGGVATRARIVGFLNAEAAPLLRGSYTDATGRQLHRATGGLVAIAGICAYDSDAHGLAQRYFHQALRLAKASGDRGLGAYVIALLVNQSLFMKEYRQAVAFAEAALRAAGKQITPALASDLYAMQAKAYAHLGDGRSALSCIRRAEQAAERIRRGYEPDETGYVQPGLVNVQVAEALLSLGELAAAGEHAAAAVDTPAHDRGRVHRLAMLSTVELRQGNAEKAVATAVRMAEQARGMESQRLRDRLRAVREHLARSGGAGTAEAAELIDGALRVPL; encoded by the coding sequence ATGCAGCCCAACACTCTGCTCGACGCGATCCTGGACGAGGCGGGGATCTCGCACGCCGGTCTCGCGGCCCATGTCAACCAGGCCGGACGCGCGCGCGGGCTCGCGCTCCGCTACGAACACACGGCCGTGGCGCGGTGGTTGAAGGGCCAGCGGCCACGTGGGCAGGTGCCCGACCTGATCTGCGAGGTGCTCGCCGCCCGGCTGCACCGGCCCGTCACCCTCGACGACATCGGCCTCGGCGTCCCGGGCCGGCCCGCCACCGCGCACGCCACTTCGCTGTCCGGGTTCGTCGAACGCGCCACCGCCCTGTGGCGCTCCGACGAACAACAGCGCCCGCACGTCCTCGGCGCGCCCGCGGTGACCGGGACGCCCGCCGTGATGCCGGTGTGGGAGTGGGAGAACCCGCCCGAGGACGTGGACGTCTCCCGCGGCGGCCGGCACCGGGTCACCCCGGCCGACCTCGACATGCTGCGCGCCGCCCGTGCCCACTACGAGCAGATGTACCGCAAGGCCGGCGGCGTCGCGACCCGCGCCCGGATCGTCGGCTTCCTCAACGCCGAGGCCGCGCCGCTGCTGCGCGGCAGCTACACCGACGCCACCGGCCGCCAACTCCACCGCGCCACCGGCGGGTTGGTCGCGATCGCCGGGATCTGCGCATACGACTCCGACGCACACGGCCTCGCCCAGCGCTACTTCCACCAGGCGCTCCGGCTCGCCAAGGCCAGCGGCGACCGGGGACTCGGGGCGTATGTGATCGCGCTGCTGGTCAACCAGTCGCTGTTCATGAAGGAGTACCGCCAGGCCGTCGCCTTCGCCGAGGCCGCGCTGCGCGCCGCCGGCAAGCAGATCACCCCGGCCCTCGCCTCCGATCTGTACGCGATGCAGGCGAAGGCCTACGCCCACCTCGGCGACGGCAGGAGTGCCCTGTCCTGCATCCGGCGGGCCGAGCAGGCCGCCGAACGCATCCGGCGCGGCTACGAACCCGACGAGACCGGCTATGTCCAGCCGGGCCTGGTCAACGTCCAGGTGGCGGAGGCGCTGCTCAGCCTCGGCGAGCTGGCCGCCGCCGGGGAGCACGCCGCGGCCGCCGTGGACACCCCGGCGCACGACCGGGGCCGGGTGCACCGGCTCGCCATGCTCAGCACCGTCGAACTGCGCCAGGGCAACGCCGAGAAGGCGGTGGCGACCGCCGTGCGGATGGCCGAGCAGGCCCGTGGGATGGAGTCCCAGCGGCTGCGCGACAGACTCCGGGCGGTACGCGAGCACCTGGCGCGCAGCGGCGGCGCGGGCACGGCCGAGGCCGCCGAACTCATCGACGGCGCCCTGCGCGTACCGCTGTAG
- a CDS encoding NUDIX hydrolase — translation MQWTKQNEQTVYENRWFSVNLADVELPDGRHLDHFLIRLRPVAVATVVNEANEVLLLWRHRFITDSWGWELAAGVVEDGEDIAVAAARELEEETGWRPGPLRHLMSVEPSNGLTDARHHIYWADEGEYVGHPVDDFESDRREWVPLKVVPDLVARGEVPAANMAAALLLLHHLRLGQDAPQADRA, via the coding sequence GTGCAGTGGACGAAACAGAACGAACAAACTGTGTATGAAAACCGCTGGTTCAGCGTCAACCTCGCAGACGTGGAGCTGCCGGACGGCCGGCACCTCGACCACTTCCTGATACGGCTGCGGCCGGTCGCCGTGGCCACGGTGGTGAACGAGGCGAACGAGGTCCTGCTCCTGTGGCGCCACCGCTTCATCACCGACAGCTGGGGGTGGGAACTCGCGGCGGGCGTCGTCGAGGACGGCGAGGACATCGCGGTCGCCGCCGCCCGGGAGCTGGAGGAGGAGACCGGTTGGCGGCCTGGACCCCTGCGGCACCTGATGAGCGTGGAGCCGTCCAACGGGCTCACCGACGCCCGGCACCACATCTACTGGGCCGACGAGGGCGAGTACGTCGGGCACCCGGTGGACGACTTCGAGTCGGACCGCAGGGAGTGGGTCCCCCTCAAGGTCGTCCCCGACCTGGTCGCCCGCGGCGAGGTCCCGGCCGCCAACATGGCCGCCGCGCTGCTGTTACTGCACCACCTCAGGCTCGGCCAGGACGCGCCCCAGGCCGACCGGGCCTAG
- a CDS encoding 3-hydroxybutyryl-CoA dehydrogenase, which yields MTDTLAGDIARVGVVGCGQMGAGIAEVCARAGLDVKVAETTGEALEIGRTRLFNSLAKAAERGKISEEERDTTQARLSFTTDLGEFADRDLVIEAVVENEQVKTEIFQVLDQVVTRPDAILASNTSSIPLVKLAVATSRPDQVIGIHFFNPAPVQQLVELIPALTTSEGTLGRAQLFAEKTLGKHSIRAQDRSGFVVNALLIPYLLSAIRMFESGIASREDIDNGMEMGCAHPMGPLKLSDLIGLDTVASVAQSMYEEYKEPLYAAPPLLQRMVDAGRLGRKSGSGFYTYD from the coding sequence GTGACGGACACCCTGGCGGGAGACATCGCGCGCGTCGGAGTGGTGGGCTGCGGCCAGATGGGAGCGGGCATCGCCGAGGTGTGCGCCCGCGCCGGACTGGACGTGAAGGTCGCCGAGACCACCGGCGAGGCCCTGGAGATCGGCCGTACCCGGCTGTTCAACTCCCTCGCCAAGGCCGCCGAGCGCGGCAAGATCAGCGAGGAGGAGCGGGACACCACGCAGGCGCGACTGTCCTTCACCACCGACCTCGGCGAGTTCGCCGACCGCGACCTGGTGATCGAGGCCGTCGTCGAGAACGAGCAGGTCAAGACCGAGATCTTCCAGGTGCTCGACCAGGTGGTGACCCGCCCGGACGCGATCCTCGCCTCCAACACCTCCTCGATCCCGCTGGTGAAGCTGGCGGTCGCCACCTCGCGCCCCGACCAGGTCATCGGCATCCACTTCTTCAACCCGGCCCCGGTGCAGCAGCTGGTCGAGCTGATCCCGGCGCTGACCACCTCCGAGGGCACGCTCGGCCGGGCCCAGCTGTTCGCCGAGAAGACGCTGGGCAAGCACAGCATCCGCGCCCAGGACCGCTCCGGCTTCGTGGTCAACGCGCTGCTGATCCCCTACCTGCTCTCCGCGATCCGGATGTTCGAGTCGGGCATCGCCAGCCGCGAGGACATCGACAACGGCATGGAGATGGGCTGCGCCCACCCGATGGGCCCGCTGAAGCTGTCCGACCTGATCGGCCTCGACACGGTGGCCTCGGTGGCGCAGAGCATGTACGAGGAGTACAAGGAGCCGCTGTACGCCGCTCCCCCGCTGCTCCAGCGGATGGTCGACGCGGGGCGGCTGGGCCGCAAGAGCGGTTCGGGCTTCTACACCTACGACTGA
- a CDS encoding glycoside hydrolase family 10 protein yields MGRLSRRAFALAALSTLAMAGDASAAPARRPHAASEMRGVWLATVTNRDWPSRAGLTAAQQRAELLAHLDTAARRRLNTVILQVRPTADALWPSPYEPWSQYLTGTQGRDPGWDPLGTAVAEAHARGLQLHAWFNPLRVAVHTDPSRLVASHPARRHPDWVVPYGGKLYYNPGLPQVRTFVRDAMLDAVAKYPVDAVHFDDYFYPYPVAGQTFDDDEAYDTHGGGFSSRAAWRRDNIDRLVRDTAARIKEIRPGTRFGISPFGVWRNASTDPLGSDTRALQSYDDIYADTRKWVRENWIDYICPQLYWHIGNASADYAKLVPWWAAVARGTGTQLYLGEALYKAGDPAQSAAWQDAAELSRHLTYARDFPEVRGHVFFAAREMTVDAQGAMARVVADHYQQPATPPR; encoded by the coding sequence ATGGGACGGCTGTCACGTCGGGCGTTCGCGCTGGCGGCACTGTCGACGCTGGCGATGGCGGGCGACGCGAGCGCCGCGCCCGCGCGACGACCGCACGCCGCCTCCGAGATGCGGGGCGTGTGGCTGGCCACCGTGACCAACCGGGACTGGCCGTCGCGCGCGGGCCTGACCGCCGCACAGCAGCGCGCCGAACTCCTCGCCCACCTCGACACGGCGGCCCGGCGCCGCCTGAACACGGTGATCCTCCAGGTGCGGCCGACGGCCGACGCGCTGTGGCCGTCGCCGTACGAGCCGTGGTCGCAGTACCTCACCGGCACCCAGGGCCGGGACCCCGGCTGGGACCCGCTCGGCACGGCCGTCGCCGAGGCGCACGCCCGGGGGCTTCAGCTGCACGCCTGGTTCAACCCGCTGCGCGTCGCCGTGCACACCGACCCGAGCCGCCTGGTCGCCTCCCACCCGGCCCGGCGGCACCCCGACTGGGTGGTGCCGTACGGCGGGAAGCTCTACTACAACCCGGGACTGCCTCAGGTCCGCACCTTCGTGCGGGACGCGATGCTGGACGCGGTGGCGAAGTACCCGGTCGACGCCGTCCACTTCGACGACTACTTCTACCCGTATCCGGTCGCCGGCCAGACCTTCGACGACGACGAGGCCTACGACACCCACGGCGGCGGCTTCTCCAGCCGCGCCGCCTGGCGGCGGGACAACATCGACCGGCTGGTGCGGGACACCGCGGCCCGCATCAAGGAGATCCGCCCCGGCACCCGGTTCGGGATCAGCCCCTTCGGGGTGTGGCGCAACGCCTCCACCGACCCGCTCGGCTCGGACACGCGGGCGCTGCAGTCGTACGACGACATCTACGCGGACACCCGCAAGTGGGTGCGGGAGAACTGGATCGACTACATCTGCCCGCAGCTGTACTGGCACATCGGCAACGCGTCCGCCGACTACGCCAAGCTCGTGCCCTGGTGGGCGGCGGTGGCGCGGGGCACCGGGACACAGCTGTACCTGGGGGAGGCGCTGTACAAGGCCGGTGACCCGGCGCAGTCCGCGGCCTGGCAGGACGCGGCGGAGCTGTCCCGGCACCTGACGTACGCCCGGGACTTCCCGGAGGTGCGCGGGCACGTCTTCTTCGCCGCCCGGGAGATGACGGTGGACGCTCAAGGGGCAATGGCGCGGGTGGTCGCCGACCACTACCAGCAGCCGGCGACACCCCCGCGCTGA
- a CDS encoding DUF1918 domain-containing protein encodes MRASVGDQLVQHGRVVGQHDKVGEIVEVLGQKGEPPYRVRFQDGHEGLCSPGPDTEIRHRETTTGQ; translated from the coding sequence ATGCGCGCAAGCGTGGGCGACCAGCTTGTCCAGCACGGCAGGGTGGTCGGACAGCACGACAAGGTCGGCGAGATCGTCGAAGTGCTGGGTCAGAAGGGCGAACCCCCGTACCGCGTCCGCTTCCAGGACGGGCACGAGGGCCTGTGCTCACCGGGCCCCGACACCGAGATCCGGCACAGGGAAACCACCACCGGGCAGTGA